GTATATCAGTTCCTAAAACACTCAGATGAtgtaatacttttaaaatagtATATGCTAAAAAAGGTGGGGCCTGAAGactgataaatataaatatcaagcAATGATCAACAGATATGGGCTGCACCCTACTGGTcattgcataaaaaaatatgcaaactgTTTTACCCCTTGaatctgttcactttttttttattttttatatgcCTTCACATGTGTATGTGCCTCAACTGGTTCTGATTTTCTCAATTATGACTTGTTTGATCAGTTTTAACAGTGTAGGGTAGGAAACTGCATACAAGGGCTTGCGAAACATATAAATCATAGAGAAATTCTGATCACATAAACAGCATTTGCACTGgggtctgaaaatgtaaataatttgttgtcaAGAGAATATGGAAACGTAAAAGGTCAATGTCATTAAGACCTTCTGTAATAAACCAGGCATGAACAGTGACATTTCATGTTAATGATCAAACATCAGTGACATACTTTCCTATATGCAGAAACATTATATCAGGGATGAAAATTTTGATATTAATTAACAGATGCATTGCTGGGTTCTTCTACTGATTAAGACCGCCAATATTTTTATTGGAAGATGGTTGGggataaaaacaacaattttaactGGGGCTCTGAAATTACATTCCTTTTTGTGATGGGGTAAACCCTGCTGCATATAAATGTTgcctaaaatgtaaaaattggtATATTACAGCCTATacaaagtgaaaatgtttttatagtttgatTGTggaaatttgtttcattttcagttgAAATGGATGCACTGGGCCGAGAAGTTGGAGTTTTACCAAAATAGTTccattatttttcatcttcagaAGGACAGAATATAGTATCAAAGTACAGTGACATTGCAATTGTCCAGTTACTGGAGTGGGGGGGAAAAAACATAATAGTTGATAAATTAGTTGCttggaaataaattttgaaatttgtttttttaaaacaaatgtggGCTGTGATTGGATTATTTCATGCTGACTATGAATGTTTCAATCAAAAATTTTACATCAGTCCCTCTGACAACCAACTGTTTTTGCTGGATTGTAATGCACCAAAAGATGACCACCATATTTCATTGCCACATCATAATCCAATATCAGTTAATACATCAGtcacaaaaccattttttaaaagacagcaACCTTTGGCATCAAGGGGCAAAGTGAAAACATGCTGGTTAGCTGCCAACTGCTGAAAATTGTGACGATTTGTCTTAGCTTTGTTCATGGTCAACACACTGTGTATGCTGCTGCTGTCTTTTACGCAGTATCTTGATGCACacattttcctccttttctatCTTCTGTTAAACTCTTATGTTTCAAGCATGTCTGGACATGGacaattttggagaattatgcatgcatgtgatcTCAACCTCTAACCAAAGGTAGACCACTTTTGGTTTGATGTCGGCTGCTAAAGGCATAGCATTCTTCACCCAACCATGACAGTTCatacaattacaaaaattattctaGACGTTGCTGTGTACCTCAGTCTACAGTTCAGGCCTACAaatggatttccaaaggataAGCAAGTGAAAATGCTTTGGTTGGTAAAACTAGTTTgggtttatgagtttatttgtgcaagTCCATCTAGTGTATATACACTTTGCAAATGCCATGAACTTCTGTCAGGAAGTATGTGTAATAAATAGTTGTGTTACTTATTTTGTTATGTAGTCTAATGTAAATCCTTGAAGAGTTGTGCATCTCCCAGAGGCTTTCAGTGcacattttctgttaaataaGTAACCTCCAATAGATAAGCTGCCCCAGAAGAGTTTTAAGGACCTTAAGTGTATCATGCTCTACTTTTCTAAGACTGATTTTGTATCCAGATGGTGTATTGATCTGTATATTTACTCACAAGTTTTCTCCCTGGCCACACTGTTACACTGAATTAAGCtttttcttcaagaatttcAAGCAACTCATCTGGACTCTAGTCTTTAAGGAGTTTAATCTTTTACAACAAACTTTGACAAAAACACAATCAGCAAATCGGAAGTACTAATTCAATTTCCTTGAATAGTTTGGGCACATGGGTAGAGTGAATGAAAATCTACAAATTTATTAAGAAGCAATaatgaaaaaggtgaaaaataaaattgagtaGGGAGAAACGTCAATCACTAAAAATGGTGAAACTGTGATAAtgttttagaaagaaataaCTGATGTTATCACTCTATCTTGCTCGTCTTCCACAACAAGTGACTGGTCCGGATGTGATGGCCTTGGCACTTCAAGAGGAAGTTGGACAAAACCAGAAGTTTTAGCATTAAACTGTTCATATCTAATGATTGTGAAAATTACATCATTCACAGAAACGtgtaaagacaataaatattataaGTATTCTATTACTGCATGATGAAACCTCTTTTGtctcagacaaaaaaaataatttaattcataggaaacatttgtagaaaataaaaggtggttcttaatttaaatgaataaaaaataatgtacaagGTAGAAGTGTCTCTTCACAAACAGTCCACAACATTACAAAACAGTGGCAATTACATCGCCAATTCCAATGTACATGGAACACGGGTTCAATACATAACAGGTTTTCAAGTGCacacatttcaaagaaaatgcaaTGTTTCAGCATCTAAATGTaagcataaaaaacaaacaatatacaTTAATGGTGGAACAAAAAGATTACAGCTTCTGTGCATTAATCTCCAGAGAAAACTCTTCTGAACGAATGCCTCTTACTTAGCCTTTCCTTGGTTGGCCACCCTTTCTTGAGCAGCCTTCACCTCTTCCTCAGAAGCAAGATAATAATTCTTTACTGGTTTCAGATCTTTGTCTAGTTCATAAGCAAGGGGAATTCCTGagaataaaaagacattttgaccaaaaaaatgAGCGTTTTTCTTGAAGATACACCAATCTTTTTGATTAGGATAGGAAAGTAATCAAGATATGCATTTACAGACTATTTTGGGTTTagcaaattaaatatttataagcattcatttaaatgaaaaactaaaTAACTCATTAGCTTATTCTCTTACCTGTGGGGATATTAAGCTCCAtgatgtcactgtcactaaTGTTGTCCAGATACTTCACTAAGGCGCGGAGGCTGTTGCCATGGGCAGCAACAATAACCTTCTTACCGCtctacatgtttataaaatgacCATAGCAAATATAAACCACCATAgtaaaaactaatttaattCTAGAATGATTTATCTGGTGAACGAAAATCTAAAATTTCTGACATTTCTCATATAGGGACCATGCTGGTCACAAAACTGAACATGCAAAATGTATAGCTACATAATTTAATTAcctaaaatttatataaataacataattatttatataaaaatctaAATACTGTAAAAgccaataatattttaatgatgtaaaGTGTACTGAGTTAACCCTATCAAATTCTGTGATGAGTTCCTCAATATTATTGTGCAGCATATTCACCTTGATTGCTGGAGCAATGCTATCAGTCCAGAATGGAAGAACACGTGCAACAGTGTCTTTCAGACATTCACAGGCAGGAATCATTCTAGGGTCAAGATCCTAATGCACATAAACAGGTTTTATGTCACTCTTATTTTCAGTATCAGTAtgataaaatacaatttaatcCCTGAAAAATCATCATAGCATGTTTTCCACAGCCTGTTATAGAAAGAACAGGGCTATTTAAATCTCAAAGCAGCAAAATCATGTAGTTTGTCACCAATGAACTTTGCAGTTGTTCAACATACTTTGAACTGAAGTGGGAAGAAATGGCCAGATCATGAttttgaaagagagaaaaaaaacatctcaGGAAACTAAAACATGAAATgctaaagaaaatttcaaatgaaaagtgaaagaactgAAATGCCTTGTTAATGATTTTCACACATGAACCCATATGACCAACTGATGAGTTCTGATGTCTAACACCACCATACCTACCATAAAAACCATACTGGcaaggtaaaaggtaaaggtcatcccctaaccttttcagttTGCTGGGGGTGAGGTATTATACAGACTTCACTTTTGTTGtggccagctttacatgagagcagagcccatctcctctccctcatcGCCTTACCTTCTCCCACTCTGTGGTGTCAGATACCCATTCTCGCCAACTGGCTCAACTGGGGTAAGGTTGGTGCGCTAATCAGGCATTGAACCAAAGAGCTCTCAATTCAGATGCCAGCACTCTAGCCACTCAGCTATCCGCTTCTCAAAAACCATACATAACTGCTTCATAGGCAATTCATGATTTTAATAAAAGAGGCCAAACAGGAAATATCAAATGTATGCTCACCACATATCTGGGGTCATTACCAGACCATTCTTTGTCACTTGGGGTCAGTGCTGGAGGTGGTACATCATACGATCGTCTCCAGATCTGGTAACATCAAAAATCTGCTGAAGATGACTTaactaagaaataaaagtagtcACCAGATTTCAACATTTGATTAAAATACTTAAGAAATAGTTAcaataaatgtaacatttgACATGAATGCTAGGTAATAATTTATGGCATATAAACACAGAGCAAGGCATAAAGAAGCCTAGGCATATAGGAAAAAAGCATTCTGGATATTAAGGAATGGCTGACAAAACAATAGGTGTTTAACAAAATCTAATGCTTCTCTTATTATAGAAAACTAATGAATTTTACTGCATTTATTCTTTTAGTGGCTAGAGTTTTccttaaaaatacagtttcattAGTTTCTATATTTTCTTGACTGATAAACAGGAGCATATGCTCAACCAACTGTACACAcatgcagcaacaacaaaaattataagcTATCCTACAACCTTGACTTTTTCTTCCCCATGTCTGGCAGCTGTTTCTGCTTTATTAAGACCTTGTAGACCACCATAATGACGTTCATTCAGGCGCCAAGTTTTAATAACTGGAATCCAATGTAGATCAAGACCATCTTGTATTAGATAGAGGGTCTTTATGGCACGTGTTAGAACACTTGTAAAAGCCAAATCAAAAGTGATTTTCCTCTTCTTGAGcaactgaagaaaaaacaaacttcagttACTGGAAGTAAGACATctttacatgtacatgtaattttttttcagaagaaaagttttgtgtgtgtaaaacatacaaaagaaagagtTATATACGTGAcattgcacacacatacacacacaagtgtAGACAATAAACGTAATTTAGAATAGCATGCTCTTTGATTTTTATAAAGTGGTCATGATGAATGGGTAAAAAGTGAAACTGGTCTATCTAACGCATAGatataaactaaattaaaataaccAACAAATAGAGCATTGCGatagtaaacatttaaatgcacTTAATCTCTGAATCAGGTAATATGGAGGACGTGGCCAAGCCGTCAGTCGTCAGTCGCGTCATATAACGACCGGCAAGTGAGTACCTATCTATTTAACACAAAAGCTCCTTACTTCAACTGCATATTTTGCCTCGTTTATGCCAGTTTCCGACAAATCTGCATCGTGCCATCCACAGAACAAGTTCTTCTGATTCCATTCACTTTCTCCATGCCGAACCAAAACCAAAGTGTACTTAGAAGACATGCCGATGGTTCCGAGGTGTGAGTGATGCTGCACTACAAACTTCTTTTACCTACTGAGTACGTTCAACGACCTCCAGACGTTCCTGAGTCACGACCTTGCCCTTTTAAAGAGGGGAGGGAACTAGACATGCTTAGCGAAAGGTCAGAGAAATTGCATCCCTTTCATgggaaaaaacatttgcatCGATTTCCTCGTGAAACGTTGATTAATTTCCTTGATTTGATATTGTAACACTGGCTATGATTTCATATTCCACGAAGATCCCACTTAAGCCACATATGATCTACTTTATATACACGTACCTATCTAAAACGGGAGCCGGCCGAGTCGACCACACTTTATTAGTATCTTTCTCCACTACCTCATCTATTCATGTGATTCGATTACGAAGTAAACTAATTTTGATTTAGTTTCTTCTATTGGCATTGGTTGACCTGCCTAAGTCGATCTTTGATGCTTTCATagtttctgtctttctctctgttataTAAATCAAAGTTCTctgcaatttaattttgtatgtctTCGTCTTAAGCTTTTTATTCCATATGCACAGGTACATGAAACATAGATTAAGTCAAAGTACAGCACTTCGTTTTCAGACAAATTGTTCCATCGTTCTGTGAAACATCTGCACTATCAGTATGGTATGACTGGCAAGTAATTCCTCGCctaacacaaagaaaagataaaagcgAAGAAAATCCTTCATTCTATGTAGGAAGAAATAGCGATCAAGCCTTTGACAGGTGCCTGTGCGGTGCGTGACAAGGAAAGACAACCACAGCAAGGGTTCTACTTTTGAGTATTTTCCCTTTGTTTCACCGAGGTCGGAAATTTTCTCCAAAGGCCGCGCTCCAGCAGAAATAGGGTAGTGTATGCCTTTGAAAACATTTGAGATTATCGAAGCTAGTTTTACTATACATAAAAAATCTTGTATATGCGTTTTCTTACATTCAAAACTCGACAACCTttagcattttaatatttaatatttaagcTTCCTTTTTCTCATCTGATCTCTTGTCCATTCTTGGAGTAACATGCTAAACTTTGAGTGACTCATTTCGAAATTCGTGCAGGGGAATCGTGATATACTTTCTCGGTGTTAGTATTGCTATGCAGgaaataaatgcaaagaaagaaaaattatacaCTATCACAACTGCTTTCTTTCTTAGGGGTGTTTCTTATATAGTACCTGTGCTTACTAAAGTTGACATCCTATAGAGATGATAGCCTTAGTAACCAATAATACTGTTGCATTCAACCCATACAACATGAAACGCAACTTCACAATCAAATTCATTCAgattattttcattgtcattgtaatcATATAAAAAGGTTTGCCTAGTTGGTGCTATAAAGCTTATATCTTTTGAAGTCTAATGATGTGTAAATATGAAACTGCTAACATATTTCAGGTCAGCAATGGGCACAAGGCTGCAGACTAGATcagagaaaatgaggaaaacaCAGCGTGAACAGAAGGACAGAGACAGTGAAGTTGTTCTAGATCTAACTAGCTTTGTTACAGAAGTTGAGCACTTCTCTTCTCTCATTGAACCGTTTGCCTTTTTCTTCTATGCCATTGATGACATAAGGaggtcagtttattttcttctcatgtAACAAGACAGcgatttatttacaaatatttataaaaggttaaaataactttattgaaaaattactgtttctttgtcttaCAACCTATTCAGAAATATGTACATTATGAATGTGGGGGTGGAAAGGGGGCAATGAATTGTAaagatcttaaaaaaagaaacagtagtATGTTTTGAAGTTTGATTGCAAGGAACAGAAGTAATAATTAATGGTAAGAGTGTTATTActaattattacattttgtgtattAAATTATGTAGGATACTTTACTGCAATGGCAGTGCCATTGAACTGGAAAAATCTCTGCTTGTTTAGAACCTGTGACAACATTGAACTTTTGTCTTTGTGGATCTTATTGAGTGTCATAGGAACAGTCTAATAATTTTGCCTGTGCCTTTGTGCAGATGGCGATTTCCCAATGCTACTATTGCATTTTGGGTTGTTGCCaacatttgctgttttgttCTGACACAAGGTTTGTGACATGCTTTTTTGCAACCTGAGATTGTAAGAAATATAGTATCTGTCACTTAAACCTGGCTTATTAAACCCGCTTGCCATTCcctttaaaaccattttaagGAATGGTGATGAAAGACTTGAAAATGCATGTAGCATCTAATCACatattatcaataaataatatcAGTTAACATGCTTGCATTGTTATAGTAATGATATTTGTCATAGGTGCTGTTTTCATCCTGGTTTCCTGTTTGGTCATTGCTGTTGCAACTATTTGCCTCTGTCAACTGCACACTCGTGTTCTCGACAAGTATCTACCCAAAACCAAACAAGAGCATGTCCGAAATCAGGCTGAGGACTCCGATACTTTAGAGACCATACAAAACTTTCAATACAGGTTTACTTACAATGcatattattaatgttattagcatattttgaaaaattgaaaCTGATTTACACTTATGTAAattgatggtgatggtggtgatgattgTGGGGAAACAGATacccgagtggttagagcactggcattTGAAGTGAGAAACACACCAGTTCAACACTCAAGTAGTGTAACAAACTCCCCAGTCAGCCCAGAAGCAGGAATGGGTATCTGATTCCATAgggggttgggaaaggtaaagcagcaagagaggagataggcaccaccctcacatacATCTGGCCCCTAACCCTCAATGACCTGAAAAGGATAGgagatgacctttacctttttttaccTTAAATTGTGTAcacatatttctttattgtttatctCCTTATTCATATTGTTAAAGTAATACCCAATAAATTTCTTCTTAGCTTGTTTCCATTATGCAGTCGGAAACAGGTTTAGAAAATCTTGTGGATTAAATAAAGGACGCAAAATAAGGGAATTGACATAAAACACCAGTCTTGAAGTTCAGAATTGGAATAGATTCCTTAAATGCATGACACTTTTGTCACCACAACTGTATTTGCAATTTGAGTTGAGTTTTGAAAAAAGCCttgcattgtttttctttttctccagctTGATTCAAATGCATGATTTTGTTGTGAAGAGCAATGAATATTTGACCTACTTCTATGCTGTTCTCAAGTGGGATGATACAGTTCCTGCCATAATGTGAGTAGCATGCATAAGATGTTTCATCAGAAATTATGTTCCTTCCTTTTCTGGCCATAAAATCTTTGGCTACTGAACACCTGGatatttgtgttgatgttttttcttctcatcacAAGAAGTTAGAATCAGTGTTATATCAGGGATaacatactttttcttttttttcagtaagaGAATgccttttttaattataatttatagatCAAATTTTTACTAGATAGTAGATCAGACTTTTACTAGTTTTACaaagctaattttttgttttgcaacatACAAATTTGTAGAAATTCACATTAAAAccattgtaatatttttgtgcacACTGTTTCTGTTTCCAGTTACTACACAGAGGTATGTGTCTCGATGCTGTGTCTGGTTGTATTTCCTGTGAGGTggaattgttttctcttt
This sequence is a window from Pomacea canaliculata isolate SZHN2017 linkage group LG5, ASM307304v1, whole genome shotgun sequence. Protein-coding genes within it:
- the LOC112563809 gene encoding uncharacterized protein LOC112563809, with the translated sequence MSSKYTLVLVRHGESEWNQKNLFCGWHDADLSETGINEAKYAVELLKKRKITFDLAFTSVLTRAIKTLYLIQDGLDLHWIPVIKTWRLNERHYGGLQGLNKAETAARHGEEKVKIWRRSYDVPPPALTPSDKEWSGNDPRYVDLDPRMIPACECLKDTVARVLPFWTDSIAPAIKSGKKVIVAAHGNSLRALVKYLDNISDSDIMELNIPTGIPLAYELDKDLKPVKNYYLASEEEVKAAQERVANQGKAK